In Prunus dulcis chromosome 2, ALMONDv2, whole genome shotgun sequence, a single genomic region encodes these proteins:
- the LOC117617723 gene encoding probable signal peptidase complex subunit 2, whose translation MQDKNSESANKNPKKANLLDHHSIKHILDESVTEIVTSRGYVEDVRMSNIRLFLGTIIIVIALFAQFYKKKFPENRDFLILCIVLYIVFNGLLQLIIYTKEKNAILFTYPPADSFTSTGLVVSSQLPRFSDMYTLVIASADPKSISANQPVKFTKSVTQWFTKDGILVEGLFWKDVEALINEYQKEPKKSK comes from the exons ATGCAAGACAAAAACTCAGAGTCGGCCAACAAAAACCCTAAGAAGGCCAATCTCTTAGATCATCACTCCATCAAACACATCCTCGACGAGTCTGTTACTGAG ATCGTGACGAGCCGTGGATATGTGGAAGACGTGAGGATGAGCAATATAAGATTGTTTCTCGGAACAATTATAATCGTAATTGCTCTCTTCGCTCAGTTTTACAAGAAGAAGTTCCCTGAGAACCGAGACTTTCTCATCCTCTGCATCGTCTT GTATATAGTCTTCAATGGACTATTGCAGCTTATCATATACACAAAAGAGAAGAATGCCATCCTCTTTACGTATCCTCCAGCG GATTCCTTCACAAGCACTGGATTGGTGGTCTCTTCCCAATTGCCAAGATTCTCTGATATGTACACACTTGTGATAGCAAGTGCAGACCCCAAATCTATTTCCGCAAATCAACCAGTAAAGTTTACCAAGAGTGTTACTCagtg GTTCACCAAGGATGGGATTTTGGTGGAGGGCCTCTTCTGGAAAGATGTTGAAGCTTTAATAAATGAATACCAGAAAGAACCAAAGAAGAGCAAGTGA
- the LOC117617722 gene encoding peroxisomal nicotinamide adenine dinucleotide carrier isoform X2: protein MSDALINGLAGAGGGIIAQLITYPLQTVNTRQQTERGLKKEKSKLGTIEQMLQVIKHEGWERLYGGLAPSLVGTAASQGVYYYFYQIFRNKAEAAALERRKLGVGDGSVGMLSSLVVAALSGCVNVLFTNPIWVVVTRMQTYKKNLKKSKSGPELSTAQDEAVLAAAEPPPFGTTHAIQEVYDEAGVLGFWRGVFPTLIMVSNPSMQFMLYETMLKKLKQRRALSKKDNSGVTALESRLQAKQVTTGDKRHHYKGTSDAILKMIRYEGLYGFYKGMGTKIVQSVLAAAVLFMIKEELVKGARFLLTNKVKSKPP from the exons ATGTCGGACGCTTTGATCAATGGCCTGGCCGGAGCTGGCGGCGGAATCATCGCCCAGCTCATCACATATCCTCTTCAGACT GTTAATACTCGTCAACAAACAGAACGCGGattgaagaaggaaaagagcAAGCTCGGAACTATTGAACAAATGCTtcag GTTATAAAACATGAAGGATGGGAACGGTTGTACGGAGGTTTGGCGCCATCATTAGTGGGCACAGCAGCATCTCAG GGTGTTTACTATTATTTCTATCAAATATTCAGGAACAAGGCTGAAGCTGCTGCACTTGAACGTAGGAAGTTAGGGGTTGGTGATGGATCTGTTGGAATGCTATCTTCATTAGTGGTTGCTGCGTTATCTGG gTGTGTGAATGTGCTGTTCACAAATCCTATATGGGTAGTTGTTACACGCATGCAG ACatacaaaaaaaacttgaagaaGTCCAAGTCTGGTCCGGAGCTATCAACTGCTCAAGATGAAGCAGTCCTTGCTGCAGCTGAGCCTCCTCCCTTTGGGACAACTCATGCG ATCCAGGAAGTTTATGATGAAGCTGGAGTTTTGGGTTTCTGGAGAGGTGTATTCCCGACATTGATCATG GTGAGTAATCCTTCCATGCAATTTATGCTGTATGAAACTATGTTGAAGAAGCTAAAGCAAAGACGTGCTTTGAGTAAGAAGGATAACAGTGGGGTTACTGCTTTGGAG TCGCGGCTTCAAGCAAAACAGGTTACAACTGGTGACAAAAGGCATCATTATAAAG GCACATCAGACGCTATACTAAAGATGATTCGCTATGAAGGATTATATGGGTTTTACAAAGGGATGGGAACAAAAATAGTACAAAGTGTACTTGCAGCTGCTGTTCTGTTCATGATTAAGGAAGAGCTTGTTAAGGGTGCTCGGTTCTTGCTCACTAACAAAGTGAAATCAAAGCCTCCATAG
- the LOC117617722 gene encoding peroxisomal nicotinamide adenine dinucleotide carrier isoform X1: MSDALINGLAGAGGGIIAQLITYPLQTVNTRQQTERGLKKEKSKLGTIEQMLQVIKHEGWERLYGGLAPSLVGTAASQGVYYYFYQIFRNKAEAAALERRKLGVGDGSVGMLSSLVVAALSGCVNVLFTNPIWVVVTRMQTYKKNLKKSKSGPELSTAQDEAVLAAAEPPPFGTTHAIQEVYDEAGVLGFWRGVFPTLIMVSNPSMQFMLYETMLKKLKQRRALSKKDNSGVTALEIFLLGALAKLGATVMTYPLLVVKSRLQAKQVTTGDKRHHYKGTSDAILKMIRYEGLYGFYKGMGTKIVQSVLAAAVLFMIKEELVKGARFLLTNKVKSKPP, from the exons ATGTCGGACGCTTTGATCAATGGCCTGGCCGGAGCTGGCGGCGGAATCATCGCCCAGCTCATCACATATCCTCTTCAGACT GTTAATACTCGTCAACAAACAGAACGCGGattgaagaaggaaaagagcAAGCTCGGAACTATTGAACAAATGCTtcag GTTATAAAACATGAAGGATGGGAACGGTTGTACGGAGGTTTGGCGCCATCATTAGTGGGCACAGCAGCATCTCAG GGTGTTTACTATTATTTCTATCAAATATTCAGGAACAAGGCTGAAGCTGCTGCACTTGAACGTAGGAAGTTAGGGGTTGGTGATGGATCTGTTGGAATGCTATCTTCATTAGTGGTTGCTGCGTTATCTGG gTGTGTGAATGTGCTGTTCACAAATCCTATATGGGTAGTTGTTACACGCATGCAG ACatacaaaaaaaacttgaagaaGTCCAAGTCTGGTCCGGAGCTATCAACTGCTCAAGATGAAGCAGTCCTTGCTGCAGCTGAGCCTCCTCCCTTTGGGACAACTCATGCG ATCCAGGAAGTTTATGATGAAGCTGGAGTTTTGGGTTTCTGGAGAGGTGTATTCCCGACATTGATCATG GTGAGTAATCCTTCCATGCAATTTATGCTGTATGAAACTATGTTGAAGAAGCTAAAGCAAAGACGTGCTTTGAGTAAGAAGGATAACAGTGGGGTTACTGCTTTGGAG ATATTTCTTCTTGGTGCTTTGGCGAAACTAGGTGCTACAGTCATGACTTATCCTCTTTTAGTTGTGAAG TCGCGGCTTCAAGCAAAACAGGTTACAACTGGTGACAAAAGGCATCATTATAAAG GCACATCAGACGCTATACTAAAGATGATTCGCTATGAAGGATTATATGGGTTTTACAAAGGGATGGGAACAAAAATAGTACAAAGTGTACTTGCAGCTGCTGTTCTGTTCATGATTAAGGAAGAGCTTGTTAAGGGTGCTCGGTTCTTGCTCACTAACAAAGTGAAATCAAAGCCTCCATAG
- the LOC117619585 gene encoding extensin produces MRPNVTFFPQHDNNPISPSCPLSYAPSAPLAPLPAHVSTETLTLMATSRPPPPKHLDLDLTIVSAKHLKNVNWKNGDLKPYAVFWVDSDRRLATKSDDSGSTRPVWNERFTVPLTLPLHDSFLTLEIFHSKPSDTPKPLVGTLRVPLKDLPDPDDSTRIRTFQLVRPSGRPQGKIRVKLAVRERPLPPDYHMTPPPSYFYSGAPMPPHSVRDYRSYSPSPYSSLQASAPTPSASPPPPPPYHYNSYSDPYSSYYPAYYSSAPPPPPPRPFFDRQAGYSGPGGPGGPGGPSAPLDYSNYDQKPKSGKMGLGTGLAVGAVAGGIGGLALDEGLRYEEDKITERVENDLRERDDYSNYRADY; encoded by the coding sequence ATGCGGCCCAACGTTACCTTCTTCCCCCAACACGACAATAATCCCATCTCTCCTTCTTGTCCATTATCATACGCACCCTCCGCACCCCTCGCACCCCTACCCGCGCACGTTAGCACAGAGACCCTAACCCTGATGGCCACCTCTCGCCCTCCACCGCCGAAGCATCTCGATCTCGACCTTACGATCGTCTCAGCCAAGCATCTAAAGAACGTCAACTGGAAAAACGGCGACCTCAAGCCCTACGCGGTCTTCTGGGTCGACTCAGACCGCCGACTCGCCACCAAATCTGACGACTCCGGCTCAACCCGCCCGGTCTGGAACGAGCGGTTCACCGTCCCACTCACCCTCCCCCTCCACGACTCCTTCCTCACCCTCGAAATCTTCCACTCCAAACCCTCCGACACTCCCAAGCCCTTAGTCGGCACCCTCCGGGTCCCACTCAAGGACCTGCCGGACCCGGACGACTCCACCCGAATCCGCACCTTCCAGCTCGTCCGCCCCTCGGGCCGTCCACAGGGTAAGATCCGCGTAAAGCTCGCCGTCCGAGAACGACCTCTGCCGCCAGATTACCATATGACCCCTCCGCCCAGCTATTTTTACTCAGGCGCCCCTATGCCTCCACACTCTGTTCGTGACTACAGGTCATACTCGCCGTCGCCGTACTCTTCTCTACAAGCTTCGGCTCCGACTCCATCGGCTTCCCCACCGCCACCGCCGCCGTACCATTACAACTCGTATTCCGATCCGTACTCGAGTTACTATCCGGCGTACTACTCCAGCGCGCCACCTCCGCCTCCACCGAGGCCGTTCTTCGACCGGCAGGCAGGTTACAGTGGGCCGGGTGGTCCTGGTGGGCCTGGCGGGCCTTCCGCACCACTGGACTACTCGAATTATGATCAGAAGCCCAAGAGTGGGAAGATGGGGCTGGGCACGGGATTGGCTGTGGGCGCAGTGGCGGGAGGTATAGGTGGACTGGCATTGGATGAGGGATTGAGGTACGAAGAAGATAAGATTACGGAGAGGGTTGAGAATGACTTGCGTGAGCGTGACGATTACAGCAACTATCGTGCCGattattga
- the LOC117619584 gene encoding uncharacterized acetyltransferase At3g50280, with translation MPSSNSPTSLTQTQMVAKSTVFPDQPSTLGDLKLSVSDLPMLSCHYIQKGLLFPLPPFPIQHSLIPLLKASLSQSLSRFPPLAGRLTTYSDGHVHITCNDAGVDFIHASAPSLSTRDILGPTDVPNCVKDLFPFDRTVSYTGHHNSILAVQVTELSDAVFIGCALNHAVTDGTSFWNFFNTFAELCRLSSSSSPNENKKLTIAKQPDFSRSSVIISPAVLRFPEGGPKVTFSLTEPLRERIFSFSREAIQNLKSRTNSKKWAEFQNDDALISAVEILGKQSNDPYEINNSNGARVTSIIENWFKNSNAKTAPEISSFQSLCALLWRSVTRARKLPSSKTTTFRMAVNCRHRLEPKLDAYYFGNAIQSIPTYATAGEVLSNDTRWCAEQLNKNVKEHDNDKVRGVIEDWEMDPRVFPLGNFDGATMTMGSSPRFPMYDNDFGWGRPLAIRSGKANKFDGKISAFPGREGAGSVDLEVVLAPDTMALLETDSEFMQYVSR, from the coding sequence ATGCCTTCTTCAAACTCGCCAACGTCTCtaactcaaactcaaatgGTGGCCAAGTCCACCGTCTTCCCCGACCAGCCCTCCACACTCGGTGACCTCAAGCTCTCCGTCTCCGACCTCCCCATGCTATCCTGCCACTACATCCAGAAGGGcctcctcttccctcttcctcctttcccCATCCAACACTCTCTCATCCCACTCCTCAAAGCCTCTCTCTCCCAGAGCCTCTCTCGTTTCCCTCCCTTGGCCGGCCGCTTGACCACTTACTCCGACGGTCACGTTCACATCACCTGCAACGACGCGGGCGTCGACTTCATCCACGCCTCTGCCCCCAGTCTCTCCACCCGAGACATTTTGGGCCCCACTGACGTCCCCAATTGCGTCAAGGACTTGTTCCCCTTCGACCGCACCGTCAGCTACACCGGCCACCACAACTCAATCCTGGCCGTCCAGGTCACCGAGCTCAGCGACGCTGTTTTCATCGGCTGCGCTCTCAATCACGCCGTCACCGACGGCACCTCCTTCTGGAACTTCTTCAACACCTTCGCCGAGCTCTGCAGACtgtcgtcatcatcatcacctaATGAGAACAAGAAACTTACCATCGCGAAGCAGCCCGACTTCAGTCGGAGCTCCGTTATCATATCGCCTGCCGTGCTCCGGTTCCCGGAAGGAGGTCCCAAAGTCACCTTCTCCCTCACCGAGCCTTTGCGCGAGCGAATTTTCAGCTTCAGCAGAGAAGCGATTCAAAACCTCAAATCCCGAACCAACAGTAAAAAATGGGCCGAATTCCAAAACGACGACGCTTTAATAAGCGCCGTTGAGATTCTCGGGAAGCAGAGCAACGACCCCTACGAGATTAACAACTCAAACGGCGCCAGAGTGACATCAATTATCGAAAACTGGTTCAAGAACTCCAACGCCAAAACGGCACCCGAAATTTCGTCGTTTCAGTCTCTCTGCGCGCTCCTCTGGCGATCCGTGACGCGCGCGAGGAAATTGCCGTCCTCGAAAACGACGACATTCAGAATGGCTGTGAATTGCCGTCACAGGCTGGAGCCCAAGCTGGACGCGTACTACTTCGGGAACGCAATCCAGAGCATCCCGACGTACGCGACGGCAGGAGAGGTGCTGTCGAACGACACACGGTGGTGCGCGGAGCAGCTGAACAAGAACGTGAAGGAGCACGACAACGACAAGGTGCGAGGTGTCATAGAGGATTGGGAGATGGACCCGCGGGTGTTTCCGCTTGGCAACTTCGACGGTGCGACGATGACGATGGGGAGCTCGCCGAGATTTCCGATGTACGACAACGATTTCGGGTGGGGGAGACCATTAGCAATTCGGAGCGGGAAGGCGAATAAATTTGACGGAAAGATATCGGCGTTTCCGGGGAGGGAAGGAGCTGGGAGCGTTGATCTTGAGGTGGTTTTGGCGCCTGACACTATGGCTCTGCTTGAAACGGACTCTGAGTTCATGCAATACGTGTCGAGGTGA
- the LOC117619588 gene encoding uncharacterized protein LOC117619588: MSRSRILRNPIAFAWGAVLVCCFLIVTISMLRLPEIPLGLQYPTTKTSKQTSENDKFSIGRFGKIMLEMLPEDLAFTVFVPSEEAFERDLRLSPNESLVGEKMNDETYAIMSRVLGFSAVPRRLASVNVPIDKELSYDSISGFVLYISKEEDGALTVNRVRSRRVDLRKKGSVVHIMDGVIMDAEFQQSVQPEEQD, from the coding sequence ATGAGCAGAAGCCGGATTCTGAGAAATCCGATTGCGTTCGCTTGGGGGGCTGTGTTGGTTTGTTGCTTTTTAATTGTTACAATCTCAATGCTGAGGCTTCCAGAGATCCCGCTTGGGTTGCAATATCCCACTACAAAAACAAGTAAACAAACTTCAGAGAATGACAAATTTTCGATAGGGAGGTTTGGGAAGATAATGCTTGAAATGTTGCCTGAAGATCTTGCTTTCACTGTGTTTGTTCCTTCAGAGGAAGCTTTCGAGCGCGATCTGAGGCTCAGCCCAAATGAAAGTTTAGTGGGGGAGAAGATGAATGACGAGACGTATGCAATAATGTCTCGAGTATTGGGGTTCTCGGCTGTGCCTCGGAGGCTTGCTTCAGTCAATGTGCCGATTGACAAGGAGCTGTCGTATGATTCGATATCTGGGTTTGTGTTGTATATCTCGAAAGAGGAAGATGGAGCGTTGACGGTCAACAGGGTTCGATCCAGAAGAGTGGATCTGAGGAAGAAGGGAAGCGTTGTGCATATCATGGATGGAGTGATCATGGATGCTGAGTTCCAACAATCAGTTCAGCCTGAGGAACAAGATTGA
- the LOC117619587 gene encoding 26S proteasome non-ATPase regulatory subunit 7 homolog A, with the protein MDVIKTQQISARPIEKVIVHPLVLLSIVDNYNRVAKDTRKRVVGVLLGSSFKGTVDVTNSYAVPFEEDDRDPSIWFLDHNYHEAMYAMAKRINAKEHVVGWYSTGPKLRENDLDIHALFNDYVPNPVLVIIDVQPKELGIPTKAYCTVEEVKENATQKSQKVFVHVPSEIAAHEVEEIGVEHLLRDVKDTTISTLATEVTGKLTALKGLEARLREIRGYLDLIIDGKLPLNHEILYHLQDVFNLLPNLNVSELIKAFSVKTNDMMLVIYLSSLIRSVIALHNLINNKMHNKEHEKAEDSKQVAVPAAAGS; encoded by the exons ATGGATGTGATAAAAACGCAGCAAATCTCAGCGAGGCCGATCGAGAAGGTGATAGTTCACCCTCTGGTTTTGCTCAGCATCGTCGACAACTACAACAGGGTCGCCAAGGACACTCGCAAGCGCGTCGTCGGCGTTCTGCTTGGCTCCTCTTTCAAGGGCACCGTTGACGTCACCAACAGCTATGCCG TGCCctttgaagaagatgacagGGACCCTAGTATTTGGTTTCTTGATCACAACTACCATGAGGCCATGTATGCCATGGCGAAGAGAATAAACG CGAAGGAGCATGTTGTGGGATGGTACAGCACGGGTCCAAAATTGCGAGAAAATGACTTGGACATTCatgctttatttaatga CTATGTCCCAAATCCTGTCTTGGTCATAATTGATGTCCAACCAAAGGAGCTGGGTATACCCACAAAAGCTTACTGTACTGTTGAAGAGGTTAAAGAG AACGCTACCCAGAAAAGCCAGAAGGTGTTCGTTCATGTGCCTTCTGAAATTGCTGCCCATGAAGTTGAGGAAATTG GAGTGGAACACTTGCTTAGAGATGTGAAGGATACAACCATCAGCACTCTTGCAACAGAG GTTACAGGGAAACTCACAGCCTTGAAGGGATTGGAAGCAAGACTTCGAGAGATTCGGGGTTATCTTGACCTTATTATTGATGGAAAGCTCCCTTTAAACCACGAGATTTTGTACCATCTACAG GATGTGTTCAATCTACTTCCAAATCTTAATGTTTCCGAGTTGATCAAGGCTTTTTCAG TGAAAACAAATGATATGATGTTGGTTATCTatctttcttctctcatcCGAAGTGTTATTGCTCTTCACAACTTGATTAACAACAAG ATGCACAATAAGGAGCATGAAAAGGCAGAAGACTCAAAACAAGTTGCTGTACCAGCTGCAGCCGGAAGCTAA
- the LOC117620167 gene encoding WUSCHEL-related homeobox 7-like, whose amino-acid sequence MDEGMSGFCIKAASFRGSGGGGNGNNNGTKCGRWNPTTEQVKVLTDLFRSGLRTPSTDQIQKISSQLSFYGKIESKNVFYWFQNHKARERQKRRKVSIDDKDFTRRDHDKISSPKQLNQVSEPARVIETLQLFPVNSFDESEAEKMRFHANEYCKEATAFAYRVGTEMDHPPLDLRLSFL is encoded by the exons atggATGAGGGCATGTCAGGGTTTTGCATTAAAGCTGCGAGTTTTCGCGgcagtggtggtggtggcaatGGCAATAATAATGGAACCAAGTGCGGGCGTTGGAATCCGACTACTGAACAGGTTAAAGTTCTAACTGACCTGTTCAGGTCTGGACTCCGTACGCCGAGCACTGATCAGATTCAGAAAATCTCCTCTCAGCTAAGCTTTTATGGAAAGATCGAGAGCAAAAACGTTTTCTATTGGTTTCAGAATCACAAAGCCAGAGAAAGACAGAAACGCCGCAAAGTTTCCATCGATGACAAGGATTTCACTCGTCGAGATCATGACAAGATTTCTTCTCCAAAAC AACTAAATCAAGTTTCGGAGCCGGCGAGAGTGATTGAGACCCTTCAACTTTTCCCAGTAAACTCCTTCGACGAATCAGAAGCGGAGAAGATGAGATTTCATGCAAACGAATACTGCAAAGAGGCTACAGCTTTTGCTTACAGGGTTGGGACAGAAATGGACCATCCACCATTGGATCTGCGCTTAAGCTTCCTTTAA
- the LOC117618849 gene encoding eukaryotic translation initiation factor 3 subunit F, with protein sequence MAVIEHTVLQFSTSSSSSLSAKVHPLVIFNICDCYVRRPDQAERVIGTLLGSVLPDGTVDIRNSYAVPHNESADQVALDIDYHHNMLISQQKVNPKEVIVGWYSTGFGVTGGSVLIHEFYSREAPNPVHLTVDTGFRNGEGTIKAYVSVNLSLGDRQLAAQFQEIPLDLRMVEAERVGYDILKTTMVDKLPTDLEGMEASMERLLALIDDVYKYVDNVVESRVEPDNNIGRFLLDAVASLPKLSPTAFDKLVNDSLQDNLVLLYLSSITRTQLTLAEKLNTAAQVL encoded by the exons ATGGCGGTGATCGAGCACACAGTTTTGCAGTTCTCCACGTCTTCGTCGTCGAGCTTGTCGGCGAAGGTTCATCCTCTCGTCATCTTCAACATCTGCGATTGCTATGTCAGGCGTCCTGACCAAGCCGAGCGCGTTATTGGCACGCTCCTCGGCTCTGTCCTGCCTGATGGCACAGTCGATATTAGAAACTCTTACGCCGTTCCTCATAACGAGAGCGCTGACCAG GTTGCTTTAGATATCGATTACCATCACAATATGCTCATATCCCAGCAAAAGGTGAATCCAAAGGAAGTCATTGTTGGATG GTATTCTACTGGTTTTGGAGTTACTGGGGGTAGCGTATTGATCCATGAGTTCTATTCTAGGGAGGCTCCCAACCCTGTTCATTTGACTGTTGATACTGGATTTAGAAATGGGGAGGGTACCATTAAAGCCTATGTTTCAGTGAATTTGTCTCTTGGAGATCGGCAACTTGCAGCACAGTTTCAAGAAATTCCTCTCGATCTTCGTATGGTTGAAGCTGAGAGAGTTGGAT ATGATATTCTAAAGACCACAATGGTTGACAAACTCCCTACTGATTTGGAAGGAATGGAAGCCTCAATGGAGCGACTCCTAGCTTTAATTGATGATGTTTACAAATATGTTGACAATGTTGTG GAAAGTCGTGTTGAACCCGATAACAACATAGGGAGATTTCTCTTAGATGCAGTTGCATCTCTTCCGAAATTATCTCCTACAGCTTTTGATAAGCTTGTGAATGACAGCCTGCAG GACAATTTGGTCTTGCTCTATTTGTCAAGCATCACCAGGACACAGCTCACCCTAGCCGAAAAGTTGAACACGGCTGCGCAGGTTCTGTAA